The Solanum pennellii chromosome 7, SPENNV200 DNA segment atgcataattaagAGACCaacactaataattttttaaataattaaataactaaatccAGTAAGATAATTTAGAGACTATTTTTATTCCTATAATTAAGAGACtatttatatcattttctaGATTTCTAAATATTAGATGGAAGggaattgattttttctttaaaagaatCATCACATTCTTTAAAAATGTGTATCTTCAAGACATTtcatttatgaaaaagaaaaagaaaaagaacgtCTCGTTCTCCATTATTGTCACTATGTTTATAAACTAAACTCCATCGATTcttaattacttgtttaattttttaatttttttttaattatttaccattataacaaattaaaaaaagatattttttaaatttatttactcttaatttattgttttgaaaaagatagaactttttaaaaatctcaAGTTTTTGATTCAtttacttcataattaataggtgAAAAATGGTGAACTCACTATATCaattattgttttcttaataagtgTATCAATTCAAAAGTAAACAACTAATTAGAAATAATGAGAATAgctgattaaaaaaaagattccTCCGAtttgaaattcatcaagttgAAAGAAAGAAACGAGTAAAGAGTTAGCTGAGTTATCACAAGGTCATAAAGATAAAAGGGAAAAAGTCTTGATATATTcctcaattttatcatttagagctgatataccttACTATAAAAGTTGGTATTAAAAATGATTCATATATACTCATACTATTATACAAATAACGGTATTTATATACCATTTCTAATAGTTTGAAAGTTTAATTGTCATTTCTCGCATTTAAGTatggaagtaaaaaaaaataaaaataaaaacaatttaagtatatttttaacGCTTACCTCATTAAACTATCATCATTTTGTAAATTTTCTACCAAAAATGTCTCAAACTAAAATTTAGTCTATGTAGTTTATCCATGTAATTTTAGAGCATACTATATAATATACTCTTTAAGTTGgcttcaaatcatatatatgtcctttaactttggatgtgcacaagtaggcacttaaacttgtataaagtcgaacaaatagacacatatgtcctacatgacattctacgtgtcattttttgtcctatgtGGTGTCTTACGTGTATTGttccatgtaggactcatgtgtttatttatttaaaagttgaatagttaaagtgtctgtttgcgCATTATGAAAATTAgaagtcaaaattaaaatttgaatccaAATTTAttatccaatatatgtattatgcttaATTTTAATAAGTCACCCTTGTTTCTAGCCACCAAAACATGAGGAAACTCTAACCAGATGCAGAAGGCTAAGCACAGAAAGTTGAAAAGAACAACAAACCTTACAACTTTTTTTTCCCCATTTGCCAATGGCTTCTTCCGGAGCTTGGACGTATCGAGATCGAACTTCCGAGTTCGCGTCTTTGTCCAAAACATTGAAGAAAATCGCAGGAACTACCGGATCAGATCATGAATCACAGCAGAATTCTGCCTCTTCTACCACAAAGCTACTACCAATTCCAGATCGATCTGAATTCAACAAGAAGGCTTCGAGAATCGGATTGACAATCCATCAAACCTTTCAGAAAATCGATAGGCTAGCTAAATTGGCAAAACGATCATCAATTTTCGACGATCCAAGCAAGGAAATTCAGGAATTGACaactttcataaaaaatgatatCACATCACTCAATGTTGGAGTTTCTGATTTACAAGCCCTTCAAGACATGGATGTAGCTGATGGAACTCATTCGAAAGATACAATTGTTCATTGTACTGCGATTTGTGATGATCTGAAGACGAGACTTATGGTAGCTACAAAATCATTCCAAGAGGCACTTACAATAAGAACGAAGAATATGAAAGCTCACGAAGATCGAAAACAGATATTCTCTACAAATCTCTCTAGAGAAAATCCTTTGAAACAACCTCCAAAGACTATAGCAGAGCCACCTCCTTGGTCAACTTCTCAATCATTAACGGCAATAGATGCTCAGGGAAGCAACCAATTAAGACGGAGATTGGCTTCAGACAATCCTCCGTCTAACGAATTGGAAATGTCAATGTTACAAGATCAGGTTCCGAGACAAGAAAGTTACTCTCAGAGTAGAGCAACTGCTCTTCAAAATGTTGAATCGACTATTTCAGAATTGGGCGGAATATTCACACATCTAGCTACGATGGTTGCACAACAAGGTGAGCTTGCTATAAGAATCGACGATAACGTTGATGAGTCATTGACAAATGTTGAAGGTGCACAAGGTGCTTTGCTAAAGTACTTGAATCGAATATCATCAAACAGGTACCTCATGatcaaaatttttgttgttgtgatCCTTTTTCTctgtgtatttatattttttctggCGTGATATCGGTCCGGAGTGGTGGATATTCACTGTAATTGTTACATGTTGTGAGCTTATTAGTAATCAAAAACCGATTTTTCTCGATAGCTTGCTCTGAGATGTGTACTTTGTAACTTAGATGCTGGAGTAGCAAATTTCCTCCAGATAAACAGACAAATTATATTGATACAAACGATCAATGGTTTGGTAGAGTGAACAACTCTACTAAAGCTAACATTCTTAAGAGTCGAGTTTAGTACTTTGATGGAGTGAACAAATCTACTCAAGTTACAATCATATCGTTATACTGGACTATGATGTGGGTGAACTATCTTTCAAAGTGTACTATAGATTTGTCATTTTCCACTAAAAGACTCACTATTGATCGGTGTCAATCTTTGGCGGATAAAATTAGTGCCAGAATCATTTGCTGGATGTACAGACAGAATAGAGTTGATTAGATCAGTGTTGTTTGGCATCAAGGCTTATTGACCACACTGTAGCCTGTTTCAAGTATGTGATCATACTATTATGTGGAGGTTTGGCTGAAGATATCACGTTAGCTGGGATAAAAGAGAACCATTCTAAATATAGGAATGACAATGGGGCAGAACGGGTTGAGGCTTGAATTGGAGTTAAACTTATATTTCAACTCTTATCCACAATAGTAAcattcaatattcatcaatatgTAATTGGAGTTGAAGTTCTCTTGGCTTGTGTTttgtttaaatttgtataaaattcgTATAGACCTGCACCTTACATcagcttttaaaaaattattctacCTTACGTCGCATAGTCTTAAATCCACACCTGTCCCACAAGAATTAATGGTATTGGGTTCAACAACCTAGAAAGTCCAAGAACACAAGCTTTCAAAAGAAGGTTTGCTTTACAGCAAGGGTAAGTTTTGATACATATCATAAAAACCAATTTGTGCAAAGTAAAACAGGAAActctgtaattttttttattttcttttttacattATCAGTTAGATctgattatattttaaaataatttataatagaaatattttgttaatataaCTGCAAAAACTCTCGAGAATATTACTTttcaagattaaaaagaaaattacattCATAGTggatataaaattttttttattcatagtgggtataaatttttttttattgatttgaactgttcataaagttatatcaaatttctaagttttaattAGATTTCTATGCTTAGATaaagttttgaatttctttAACTCTTTCGTGTGGGAATCATATTTTGGGTaatatctactatatatattgtGAAGTAAATGGATAGACAAGTATAATGCTTATCATATCTACAATATATATTGTGGTGTAAATGGATAGACAAGTATGAGGTTTCCCGGTAATCATATGTACAATATATATTATGGTGTGAGTGGATAGACAAATATGATGCTTCCCGACTTCCGTAATCAAAATTTTGtaaatgtcattttcttttttcttggtGTCACTTACTTTAAACTTTTGATACTTGTTTAATGTCTTCTATTTcacatattaataatattatttataataatcaaGTTGATATAATCTTCACCATTATTTTCAATACATTACCTTGGATAATGTTGTTTACATCTCTACTCTGTTGAAATAGGGCGAAACGTCGCGGCAACTCGAAAATGaataattgattcaattttaactaagttttaaaaataaacgagttttaaaaaagagtcgccacctaattttaggaaaactaggaaaccaattgTTAATTACGAAACCAaattgattctaggtaaggggttcaagttattccgaagggaaggggttaggcacccttcggaatccacaattgtggttcccgactgaattcattttttttttcaaattgaggaagaatataaaataatgtacaaatataataaacatgcaatatacacaataaaataaaataataatcggcctaaggtttgcctaacgtcaatatttacaaaataacgaaatgaaatataatttgaGCTTTTCGAATGGCTTCAAGGAGAAGCACCTCCGGGTACCTGTaaacacttagtaaaagagttagtaccaaattaatataaataaacatgaataacttaaaaataaaaatacgatttattaacatgggaggccttggaaatcgtttcttcatcggccattttcaacaattttaacaaaacaatttatatgaacttaaactaAATATTTCCGTCTTTTAATATTGGGGAGGCCTCTAAATccgacggatagatttttcattggccatttcaacaactaaaatatGTAAACTTAAATTAGAATTCCGTCTTTTTAAAATGGGGAGGCCTCCAAAACCAACGGAGAGTTTTCTCATTGGCCcttttcaacatataaaatatataaactNNNNNNNNNNNNNNNNNNNNNNNNNNNNNNNNNNNNNNNNNNNNNNNNNNNNNNNNNNNNNNNNNNNNNNNNNNNNNNNNNNNNNNNNNNNNNNNNNNNNNNNNNNNNNNNNNNNNNNNNNNNNNNNNNNNNNNNNNNNNNNNNNNNNNNNNNNNNNNNNNNNNNNNNNNNNNNNNNNNNNNNNNNNNNNNNNNNNNNNNNNNNNNNNNNNNNNNNNNNNNNNNNNNNNNNNNNNNNNNNNNNNNNNNNNNNNNNNNNNNNNNNNNNNNNNNNNNNNNNNNNNNNNNNNNNNNNNNNNNNNNNNNNNNNNNNNNNNNNNNNNNNNNNNNNNNNNNNNNNNNNNNNNNNNNNNNNNNNNNNNNNNNNNNNNNNNNNNNNNNNNNNNNNNNNNNNNNNNNNNNNNNNNNNNNNNNNNNNNNNNNNNNNNNNNNNNNNNNNNNNNNNNNNNNNNNNNNNNNNNNNNNNNNNNNNNNNNNNNNNNNNNNNNNNNNNNNNNNNNNNNNNNNNNNNNNNNNtttttttttcaaattgaggaagaatataaaataatgtacaaatataataaacatgcaatatacacaataaaataaaataataatcggcctaaggtttgcctaacgtcaatatttacaaaataacgaaatgaaatataatttgaGCTTTTCGAATGGCTTCAAGGAGAAGCACCTCCGGGTACCTGTaaacacttagtaaaagagttagtaccaaattaatataaataaacatgaataacttaaaaataaaaatacgatttattaacatgggaggccttggaaatcgtttcttcatcggccattttcaacaattttaacaaaacaatttatatgaacttaaactaAATATTTCCGTCTTTTAATATTGGGGAGGCCTCTAAATccgacggatagatttttcattggccatttcaacaactaaaatatGTAAACTTAAATTAGAATTCCGTCTTTTTAAAATGGGGAGGCCTCCAAAACCAACGGAGAGTTTTCTCATTGGCCcttttcaacatataaaatatataaactaaacatcaacaaaacataacaaacttatcacaagagaatatggaaaacaacaaccaaactaaaataacataattagaaatggaaacaacaataacgaaatatataaaaattaaaaataacattaaaatagaataataacaaaaccctgaaaagttaagatagcaaatagttgactaacaattttaaaataatagtaataataaataaataaacatcgaatcgtaaaataatgctaatatttaaactacaataaacacaaatattaattgacttttagaactacattaaactaaaaaacaaaacaagctacatataataaacagaaaacataaaagagctggaaattaaataaaacaaggctaagaaaaaaaatttacctggtTCTGGACAGCGAACCGGAACTCCGAGTTTGAAAGAGACGACTCCACCTCCTCAACtcgaaaaaccacaaaaacattttaaaatttttgaactatgggaaccaagaattctcaaaattttatgagcATTCTTTTGTTTTCCCCTCCAAATCCTCTTTTAAGATATTGAATGAAGTGGGTTTatatagaaacccaaaaatcctcaaaaaggataaaataccgatgtgggactattgcaaaattgaaaattgtttgagtGACAATGTGGGAAAggcaatttatttttttttgtatttgactctaaatgtatgaattttaaaatcatcggaccaaaatttgctattaaataaataaagctcaaaaatcacgaatttttaaaatgttaggccaaaattgggtgtcaacaNNNNNNNNNNNNNNNNNNNNNNNNNNNNNNNNNNNNNNNNNNNNNNNNNNNNNNNNNNNNNNNNNNNNNNNNNNNNNNNNNNNNNNNNNNNNNNNNNNNNNNNNNNNNNNNNNNNNNNNNNNNNNNNNNNNNNNNNNNNNNNNNNNNNNNNNNNNNNNNNNNNNNNNNNNNNNNNNNNNNNNNNNNNNNNNNNNNNNNNNNNNNNNNNNNNNNNNNNNNNNNNNNNNNNNNNNNNNNNNNNNNNNNNNNNNNNNNNNNNNNNNNNNNNNNNNNNNNNNNNNNNNNNNNNNNNNNNNNNNNNNNNNNNNNNNNNNNNNNNNNNNNNNNNNNNNNNNNNNNNNNNNNNNNNNNNNNNNNNNNNNNNNNNNNNNNNNNNNNNNNNNNNNNNNNNNNNNNNNNNNNNNNNNNNNNNNNNNNNNNNNNNNNNNNNNNNNNNNNNNNNNNNNNatgaattgactctcgatgcatgaatattaactagtgatgcatgaattgactctcgatgcatgaatattaactctcgatgcatgaatattaactctcgatgcatgaattaactagtgatgcatggattttctgcgaggtatggaatcttctcgcgatgcatggaattttctgcgaggtatgaaatcttctcgcgatgcatgaattaacttttgatgcatgaattaactagtgatgcataaattttctctcgatgcatgatcttctgcggggcatgaatatcttcccgcaatgcataaattccgcaaggtatgaaatcttcttgcgatatgtaaactttctgcgaggtatgaaatcttctcgcaatgcatgaattttctctcAATGCATGATTTTATTCCATCTGTAACGAGGTGCatgactcgataatagtccaactgtaacgaggtggatggctcgataatagtccaactgtaacgacgtggatggctcgataatattccaactgtaacgaggtggatgctcgataatattccaactgtaacgaggtggatggctcgataatattccaactgtaacgaggtggaagCTCGAAAATAGTccaacttcaaatgaatttttgagatcctctcaaaaattctgtcccagtttctattatgaagagaaatggaaatcttACTGGGTATATGACCGAgcccttgtggcgcctacgtatcccattgaagcaggaatcaggtcaaacgtagttcccctctTGTGGATGATGAGTGCTGCAAAGAATCTGAAAAATTATCAGTAGAAAATGCACAATATGAACATGATGGAATATGCAAATGGTATCCTTTGCTATATTCAAAGCCTAAAACAAGACATATCACATTTTGGGGATGGACAATCCAATGAAGTAAAATAGGCGTCTCACACATATAAGATTAACTTAATGACACCTTTTATAATGAACAGCtcaaaagacaattttttttttttttttcaaaaataaaaaaatgtgaggaGATAGTCAAATTTTCACCACGATTGGTACCAACAGTTAGGATTGTAGGTAAATCtcccattctttttttttttccttttttttttaaagattgaaTTAAGGTAATTCCTACAGCTTCAAGTGGTACCTCAAATATACTTAAGGATTAACAAGATCCGTTCATCTTGTTTCAAACAGATTTTGAATTGTATCAATCCTCATGTTTCAAGTGCCCTCACGACAAAGGTTAGTCCTATTTCACACGCATTTGAAACATTTCATTATAGGACATTTTTCAAAGTGCACTCACACTCACAAGAATGTTCAATGTACACAACTGTGATACCATATGCTTGACCCTAATGTAAATCTCCACTAATGTGAGAACATTTGGAATGAGATCATGTAGGGCTTGTCattggcttgtaacgtaggcttaGGGACGGGTAGGgtatttatttgagataaaagtGACTTAATTCCTCCTTGAGTGTCACACAGAGTTTGTGCTCTTAATGATTGGTACGCCTTTGACGTCAGATCTTCTTCATTGTTCTCCCAcctttcatcttcttttgaattttcattttaaacgttttcccctttttttttcttgagcttttctcttcatctcttctttttttttttcttcttttgagtCCTTATCCGTTGGagcttttcttttattcacttctttattataataatttttcctttttttgttggAATATTTTCCTTCCCACCTTTCACTGATCCTGTAAAGGAATTTTTCGTCTTTCTTTAGTTCTTccacttttttttctctttttctctagaGTCTTTGCTTCCTTGATTTTGGGAGACTCAATATCTTtgctttttgaaatttcaaacatGGATCTACTCTTATGATTTGCACATTCTTGGTGCACTCAAGAAGGTTGGGCCAAGAGAGGATAGTGCTCGTAAGCACTCAAAAGGGTAGTGGTTAAGATGTGGTTGTCCAAATGAAGGTTTCAGGCTCAAAATGGGAAAACTAGGGATTAATGTAATTGGGTAGGTTTTGAAAGGCACAATCGGGTCAAAAAAGGCCTACAATCCTTTCTCAAACCAAACATTACTCATGATTTCGCCACGAAAAACATTCAGGTCAAGTTCTAGATCAACAGTGTAACACAATTGAACTTTGATCAAAATctcaccacacaatgcacatgAAACATAAGGTTAGTTTTATTCTTATCTTGATTGCATGCAAGAGAATTTTCAAGCATCACAAAAGTACGTATAAGAGGTACCACGAGAATCTGTAGTTTACCGCAAAGTCAGTCTTTTCAATCATATCGAATATATTTACATGCTCTTAACCACATAGGTCCCAACCGAGCTGAAGACATGACTCTCACagtatgtaattttatttatttttttatttttagaatgaTTACCGAACCCGAgaaaggctgcctacgtatctcattaacaTGAGAATCAGGTGTGCGTAGTTCACACAgatataactttgaaaatatgcacaaactatatatataaaatcttttttttttggagaagataataccgaacccaagaagggttgcctaagtatctcaccgaaatgagaatcaggtacgcgtagttcggccAGATATGACTGGGAAAGTACgcacaaacaatttttataaaatctttttttttttgagaagattataccgaacccaagaagggttgcctacgtatctcaccgaaatgagaatcaggtacgcgtagttcggccAGATAAagcatataataatttaaagatttGGACAACTCAACGAAATCCCTAGGTCTAGCGCCACTAAAATTTGtagtcatgatttttattttttttgcgcACCAATATGTTTTATAATCTCTTAATCGTCAATATTTACTATCTGTTGAATGTACCCTACGAATTTCTACAGTAATGATTTGTTGTACTCTTTTTGGATGTTTTCTTGGACCTTTGTCTCATTCCAATTTTCACGAGATCCAGACACTGTTATGACCATCCCCGACTGATGTCGGGGACGGTATCCctacaaaaatatgagaaatatgtGAGAGCAGGACCGTcatgcaaaataataataaaaataaatgggTGCCACCTCATAGTCAAATACTCCCTTGATTTATCGTTTTGACTTGATATAATTGAGAAATGCAAGGACTCAAAAATTTCGTTAATCCTCTTGTCTCTTGCAACTTTGGACAAATAATGATTTCTGAATTCGAACATAAATCAATTTTTCGCTGTGAAGAAGAACGACTCAAAATGTAAGAGTGTTAGTTCCTGTACATAATAGATAATACAAAatatcacacaaataatgaataaaacacATGAATACTGTTTTAATTAAAGACAAACTGAAATATATCACATAGCATACAAACAATTATAGCGCGTCCTATACAAATATGTGATCCTTTTATGCCTAGGGTAGGCCTAtcgatttgaaggatgtatacgtcatttgaaatatttcattgcccaaaaactcaaatttatacaaattttatggaTAAAACTTAATGGGAATACATAATAGGGGAAATGTATACAAAATAATCAGTCCCACACAGGGGTACAACCCTAAACTATGCCTCCACGAAAGATCCTTCTTCTTTCTTGGCTTTTTGTAATCTTCAGATGTCAACAACTTCGAATAGGCTAGTAGCTTGTGAAGCTCTttctttaacttatttaaactaTAATCTAATCCTACCCTATGAGACAATGATTTTCTCAAAcaacgtatacatccttcaaattacACACAATTATGGTCGTCCTTTTAGGCTAGAAGCCATTATGGACTCAAGGTGGTCTTTCTAATGGACTCAACACGCCTTGGGTGTTGAGTCATCTTAGGCTGATGCTTAAATTCGGATTTGGTTTTGCTCTATCCTAGGGTGACTAGAATTGGTATAGAAGtgacggttacccgagtcggacaGACAACGGGGTGAAGCTAATAAACGACGTTGTATGACCGCAAGCCAACTATTCGTTTATTACTTCCAAAGATTAGACTTATGTGTTTTTCTGAAAGAAGCCGTGGTAAGCCACGTAACTTCCTTTGTCCTAATGCAAACTAATTGTCATTTGACGGAAATTATGTCATGATatgcaataaaaaaatatacacaataaaataaataatgaataaatacaataaacaaataataagcaaaatataaaaatacaaggtaTAACATAACAATAGAACAAaaatttcctcaatttgaaaaaaaaaattaatttcatattggTTAAAACATCTAAACtccccagcagagtcgccattCTGTTTACATCTCTACTCTGTTGAAATAGGGCGAAACGTCGCGGCAACTCGAAAATGaataattgattcaattttaactaagttttaaaaataaacgagttttaaaaaagagtcgccacctaattttaggaaaactaggaaaccaattgTTAATTACGAAACCAaattgattctaggtaaggggttcaagttattccgaagggaaggggttaggcacccttcggaatccacaattgtggttcccgactgaattcatttttttttcaaattgaggaagaatataaaataatgtacaaatataataaacatgcaatatacacaataaaataaaataataatcggcctaaggtttgcctaacgtcaatatttacaaaataacgaaatgaaatataatttgaGCTTTTCGAATGGCTTCAAGGAGAAGCACCTCCGGGTACCTGTaaacacttagtaaaagagttagtaccaaattaatataaataaacatgaataacttaaaaataaaaatacgatttattaacatgggaggccttggaaatcgtttcttcatcggccattttcaacaattttaacaaaacaatttatatgaacttaaactaAATATTTCCGTCTTTTAATATTGGGGAGGCCTCTAAATccgacggatagatttttcattggccatttcaacaactaaaatatGTAAACTTAAATTAGAATTCCGTCTTTTTAAAATGGGGAGGCCTCCAAAACCAACGGAGAGTTTTCTCATTGGCCcttttcaacatataaaatatataaactaaacatcaacaaaacataacaaacttatcacaagagaatatggaaaacaacaaccaaactaaaataacataattagaaatggaaacaacaataacgaaatatataaaaattaaaaataacattaaaatagaataataacaaaaccctgaaaagttaagatagcaaatagttgactaacaattttaaaataatagtaataataaataaataaacatcgaatcgtaaaataatgctaatatttaaactacaataaacacaaatattaattgacttttaaaactacattaaactaaaaaacaaaacaagctacatataataaacagaaaacataaaagagctggaaattaaataaaacaaggctaagaaaaaaaatttacctggtTCTGGACAGCGAACCGGAACTCCGAGTTTGAAAGAGACGACTCCACCTCCTCAACtcgaaaaaccacaaaaacattttaaaatttttgaactatgggaaccaagaattctcaaaattttatgagcATTCTTTTGTTTTCCC contains these protein-coding regions:
- the LOC107024536 gene encoding syntaxin-31, whose protein sequence is MASSGAWTYRDRTSEFASLSKTLKKIAGTTGSDHESQQNSASSTTKLLPIPDRSEFNKKASRIGLTIHQTFQKIDRLAKLAKRSSIFDDPSKEIQELTTFIKNDITSLNVGVSDLQALQDMDVADGTHSKDTIVHCTAICDDLKTRLMVATKSFQEALTIRTKNMKAHEDRKQIFSTNLSRENPLKQPPKTIAEPPPWSTSQSLTAIDAQGSNQLRRRLASDNPPSNELEMSMLQDQVPRQESYSQSRATALQNVESTISELGGIFTHLATMVAQQGELAIRIDDNVDESLTNVEGAQGALLKYLNRISSNRYLMIKIFVVVILFLCVFIFFLA